The following are encoded together in the Glycine max cultivar Williams 82 chromosome 8, Glycine_max_v4.0, whole genome shotgun sequence genome:
- the LOC106799563 gene encoding uncharacterized mitochondrial protein AtMg00810-like codes for MDVLKRFNMTDCNPSITPLEVVLKLDNTSNDDEPVDPTLFKQLIGSLRYLCNDRLDINFAVGLVSKFVVERRKSNFMAAKRILRCLKGTMKCCSYVNQIREKLN; via the coding sequence ATGGATGTCCTGAAGAGGTTCAATATGACTGACTGTAATCCTTCAATTACTCCACTTGAAGTGGTACTGAAATTGGATAATACAAGTAATGATGATGAGCCTGTTGATCCAACTTTGTTCAAGCAGTTGATAGGATCATTGAGATATCTGTGCAACGATAGGCTAGATATCAATTTTGCAGTTGGCTTGGTGAGTAAGTTTGTTGTTGAACGAAGGAAATCAAATTTCATGGCTGCCAAGAGAATACTGAGATGCCTAAAGGGAACTATGAAGTGTTGTTCCTATGTGAATCAAATTAGGGAGAAGCTTAATTAG